In Xanthomonas campestris pv. phormiicola, the DNA window ATCGCCATCACCGTGGACTGGTACCTGGCCAACCAGGCCTGGGTGCAGGGCGTGCTCGACGGCAGCTACCGGCTGGAACGCATCGGCACGGCGGCATAACGCGAGTCCCTCGCAAGAGCCCGCACATCGATGTGCGGACTTCCTAGGAAGCACCTCATGACCCAACGCAAAGGCATCATCCTGGCCGGCGGCTCCGGCACCCGGCTGTATCCGATCACCAAGGGCGTCAGCAAGCAGCTGCTGCCGGTGTACGACAAGCCGATGATCTATTACCCGCTCAGCGTGCTGATGCTGGCCGGCATCCGCGAGGTGCTGATCATCAATACGCCGCACGAGCAGGCCTTGTTCCGTGCGCTGCTGGGCGATGGCTCGCAGTGGGGCATGCGCCTGGAATACGCGGTGCAGCCGAGTCCGGACGGGTTGGCGCAGGCCTACCTGATCGGCCGCGATTTCGTCGCCGGCAAGCCGAGCTGCCTGGTGCTGGGCGACAACATCTTCCATGGGCATGGGCTGACCGAGACCCTGCGCCGCGCCGACGCGCGGCAGCACGGCGCCACCGTGTTCGGCTATTGGGTCAACGATCCTGAGCGCTATGGCGTGGCCGAGTTCGACCAGGCCGGCAAGGTCATCGACATCGCCGAGAAGCCGGTCCAGCCGCGCTCCAACTATGCGGTCACCGGCCTGTACTTCTACGACGGCCAGGCCAGCGAGCACGCGGCCGCGTTGAAGCCCTCGCCGCGCGGGGAGCTGGAAATCACCGATCTCAACCGGCGTTACCTGGAGGCGGGCGAACTGCACCTGGAACCGCTGGGCCGCGGCTACGCCTGGCTGGATACCGGCACCCACCAGTCGCTGCACGAGGCCTCCAACTTCATCGAGACCATCCAGTCGCGACAGGGCTTGCAGGTGTGCTGCCCGGAAGAGATCGCGTTCGGCCAGGGCTGGATCGATGCCGCGCAGCTGGAGAAACTCGCCGCGCCGCTGTTGAAGAACGACTATGGCAAATACCTGCATGAACTGGCTGTCCGAGGAATCGTTCCGTGAAAGTGATTGAAACCAATCTGCCCGGCTGCGTGGTGATCGAGCCGGCGGTGTTCGGCGACGAACGCGGCTATTTCTTCGAGACGTGGAACGCCGAGCGTTTCGGCCAGCATGGACTGCCCACCAGCTTCGTGCAGAGCAACGTGTCGACCTCGGCCAAGGGCGTGCTGCGCGGCTTGCATTACCAATGGCCGCGCCCGCAGGGCAAGCTGGTCAGCGTGCTGGAAGGCGAGGTCTACGACGTGGCGGTGGACATCCGCCGCGGCTCGCCGCATTTCGGCCGCTGGACTGCAGTGGTGCTGAGCGCGGAGAACAAGAAGCAGTTCTGGATTCCGGAAGGCTTGGCGCATGGCTTCGCGGTGCTGTCCGAGCGCGCGGTGTTCAGCTATCTGTGCACCGACGTGTACGTGAAGCAAGCCGACGCCGGCGTGCGCTGGGACGACGCGGCGATCGGCGTGGACTGGCCGATCGGCGAGCCGCTGCTGTCGGCCAAGGATGCGGTGGCGCCGTTCCTGGCCGACATCGCCGAAAACCGCCTGCCGGTGTACGTGCCGTGACCACGCTGGTGTTCGGCGCCAACGGCCAGGTCGGCCAGGAACTGTTGCGCGCGCTGGCCAGGCACGGCCCGTTGCTGGCGACCACGCGCAGCGGCCGCCTGCCCGATGGCAGCGCCTGCGAAATCGCCGACTTCGACCAGCCGCAGACGTTGAGCGCCTTGCTCGATCGGCTGCAGCCCACGGCAGTGGTCAATGCCGCGGCCTATACCGCGGTAGATCGCGCCGAACAGGAACGCGATGCGGCTTTTCGTGCAAATGCTAAGGCCCCCGGTACGATTGCGCGCTGGTGCGCAGATCACGACGTGCCGCTGGTGCACTATTCAACAGATTATGTATTTGATGGGCGGGCGCAGCATCCTTACTTGCCAAACGCTCCGACCAACCCCTTGAGCGTGTACGGCGAGAGCAAATTGGCCGGCGAGCAGGAGATTCGCGTAGCTGGCGGACGTCATCTGATTTTTCGTACCGCTTGGGTCTATGCGGCGCATGGCCACAATTTCCTGCGCACCATGCTGCGCGTCGGCGCCGAACGCGACGAGCTGCGCGTGGTCGCCGACCAGGTGGGCACGCCGACCCCAGCAGCGCTGATTGCGGACGTGACCGCACATGTCATGACGCAAAAGGGCCGTCGCTCGGGAACCTGGCATCTGACCGCCATGGGGGAGACGAGTTGGCACGGGTTCGCCTCAACCATTTTCGCGAAGGCGTTTGATCTCGGATTGATCGATAAGCTGCCAAGTGTGATTCCTATCACGACTTCGGAGTATCCAACGCCGGCACCGCGGCCGGCATTTTCACGATTGGATACGACTTCGCTCATTACCGATTGGGGCGTCGAGTTGCCGCAATGGCAGCAAGGCATTGAGAGTGTGTTAAGGTCTCTATGAATGACTTCAAAATTTGGTCATTCCGTCACATGAGGCATGTATAGCGCGCATCGATGAGCATGGAGAAGAATGCAGCAGAATACAAACTTGCGAGGTGTTGAGAATCAGCTGGAGTCGTTGTATTACCTGCACATCCCCAAAACCGCGGGTACGTCGCTCATCGCTTTCCTTGATGCCCAGTTTGCGGACACCGAAATATGTCCCGGGCAACTTCTGCCGAGTCTATTTTCGATAGATCGAACCAGGTTGCGTGACTACCGCTTCTTTCGGGGGCATTTATGGCACGGTCTGGAGAGGTATGTCGGCCAACCCCTACGTTACCTGACAATGCTGCGGGATCCATTGCACAGGACCTTGTCGTGGTATTCGCATGTGCGCCGCGACCCAAACGCTCATCGTCATGAGCAGGTGGTCGGTGAGCAGTGGTCGTTGCTGGAATTTGTCACCGATCCAGAAACGCAGTGGGATCTCATCAATACCCAGACCATATTCCTGGCGGCGGACTTGGATTTTGAGCAGCTCGCAGCGGATCCCGTAGGTTACGGTACGCGTACGATTCGGGCTTATGCAAAGCGAGGGGATGATCCTGCCTTGCTGGAGGCCGCCAAGCGTCGCCTAGAATCGATGGAGTTCGGTATCGCCGAGCGTATGGCGGATTCTTTGAATCTCTTCTCGCATGTGTTCGGATTCGACCCGGCGATGCCGGCGCAGCATCTCAATGTATCGGCTCGGCACATCTCTGAATCCGAAATCAGCGCTGATGTGCGATCCGCAGTGGACAAGGTCACCGTGCTGGACCGTGAGTTGTACGACTGGGCAAGGGCCAGGTTCGCGGAACGCTTCAGCGCGATGGTCAGGTCGTTGGTGATGAACGAAGCCCGGCGCGAAGGTCGTGCTGGACGTGTATGGCGCTTACCGCTGCAGCCATCCTCGCATGAGTACATTGGTGTAGAAGTCCTAGAATGTCCCCGCTCACTATCGCCCGATGCGCTGGCTATGGTTGATGTCGCGATTCGCAATGATTCCGAGGAACTGCTCAGCAGTCGTCCTCCCCATCCGATCCATGTGTCCTATCACTGGGTCGATACGGATGGCGAGATGATCGTTTACGACGGCGAGCGAAGCCAGTTGCCTAAGCCGCTCGGCGCAGGCGAACGTTTTGGGATGACTGTGCGTGTCAGAGCTCCTGTACAGGAAGGTCGGTTCAACCTTCAGGTCAGACTGGTGCAGGAGGGCGTGAGCTGGATCGAGGGCGTCCAGCGCCCGCAGAACTTGGAAGTGCTCGTGTCGTCGAACTGATGCCCAATTGGCGGCCGCACGAGGCGGCCGGCTCAAGCATCGGTTTTACTACGTGGCAGCCTGCAGCTCAGGTACGCCCGTACGTATCCTCGAAGCGCACGATGTCGTCCTCGCCCAGATAGCTGCCGGACTGCACCTCGATCAGTTCCAGCGGCAGCTTGCCCGGGTTCTTCAGGCGATGGGTCACGCCCAGCGGGATGTAGGTGCTCTGGTTCTCGGTGAGCAGCAGCACTTCCTCGCCGCGGGTGACCTCGGCGGTGCCGCTGACCACGATCCAGTGCTCGGCGCGGTGGTGGTGCATCTGCAGGCTCAGCGTGGCGCCGGGCTTGACGGTGATGCGCTTGACCTGGAAACGCTGGCCGTTGTCGATCGAATCGTAGGCGCCCCAGGGGCGATACACCTTGCGGTGCCAGGTGGCCTCGGAGCGGCCGCTGGCCTTGATCCTGGCCACGATCTGCTTGACCTCCTGGATGCGATCGCGGTGACCGACCAGGACCGCATCGTCGGTCTCCACTACCACCACGTCCTGCAGCCCGACCATCGCGATCAGCCGCGAGCCGTAGGCATAGGTGTTGCGGCAATCGATCTCGATCACGTCGCCGTGGTGCGCATTGCCTTGCGCATCCTGTGGCGAGACATCCAGCAAGGCGGACCAGGACCCCACATCGTTCCAGTTGGCGTCCAGCGGCACGACCACCGCATCGGCGGTCTTTTCCATCACGGCATAGTCGATCGAGTCGGATGGGCTGGCGGAAAACGCGTCCTTGTCCAGGCGGGTGAAATCGGCGTCGCGCGTTGCCGCGTCCCACGCCTTGGTGCAGGCATCGGCGATCGCGGGCTGGAAGCGGCGCAGC includes these proteins:
- a CDS encoding mannose-1-phosphate guanylyltransferase/mannose-6-phosphate isomerase, producing MSDVLPIILSGGSGTRLWPLSRESYPKQFLPLVGEHSMLQATWLRAAPVAGHAPIVVANEEHRFVAAEQLQQIGVKPQSILLEPKGRNTAPAIAVAALEATRNGADPLLLVLPSDHVIRDEAAFQAAVQVAAAAAEQGKLVTFGIKPTAPETGYGYIKAGAGNGVSAVERFVEKPDLATAQGYLASGEYYWNSGMFLFRASRYLEELRRFQPAIADACTKAWDAATRDADFTRLDKDAFSASPSDSIDYAVMEKTADAVVVPLDANWNDVGSWSALLDVSPQDAQGNAHHGDVIEIDCRNTYAYGSRLIAMVGLQDVVVVETDDAVLVGHRDRIQEVKQIVARIKASGRSEATWHRKVYRPWGAYDSIDNGQRFQVKRITVKPGATLSLQMHHHRAEHWIVVSGTAEVTRGEEVLLLTENQSTYIPLGVTHRLKNPGKLPLELIEVQSGSYLGEDDIVRFEDTYGRT
- the rfbD gene encoding dTDP-4-dehydrorhamnose reductase; its protein translation is MTTLVFGANGQVGQELLRALARHGPLLATTRSGRLPDGSACEIADFDQPQTLSALLDRLQPTAVVNAAAYTAVDRAEQERDAAFRANAKAPGTIARWCADHDVPLVHYSTDYVFDGRAQHPYLPNAPTNPLSVYGESKLAGEQEIRVAGGRHLIFRTAWVYAAHGHNFLRTMLRVGAERDELRVVADQVGTPTPAALIADVTAHVMTQKGRRSGTWHLTAMGETSWHGFASTIFAKAFDLGLIDKLPSVIPITTSEYPTPAPRPAFSRLDTTSLITDWGVELPQWQQGIESVLRSL
- the rfbA gene encoding glucose-1-phosphate thymidylyltransferase RfbA; this translates as MTQRKGIILAGGSGTRLYPITKGVSKQLLPVYDKPMIYYPLSVLMLAGIREVLIINTPHEQALFRALLGDGSQWGMRLEYAVQPSPDGLAQAYLIGRDFVAGKPSCLVLGDNIFHGHGLTETLRRADARQHGATVFGYWVNDPERYGVAEFDQAGKVIDIAEKPVQPRSNYAVTGLYFYDGQASEHAAALKPSPRGELEITDLNRRYLEAGELHLEPLGRGYAWLDTGTHQSLHEASNFIETIQSRQGLQVCCPEEIAFGQGWIDAAQLEKLAAPLLKNDYGKYLHELAVRGIVP
- a CDS encoding sulfotransferase family protein, producing the protein MQQNTNLRGVENQLESLYYLHIPKTAGTSLIAFLDAQFADTEICPGQLLPSLFSIDRTRLRDYRFFRGHLWHGLERYVGQPLRYLTMLRDPLHRTLSWYSHVRRDPNAHRHEQVVGEQWSLLEFVTDPETQWDLINTQTIFLAADLDFEQLAADPVGYGTRTIRAYAKRGDDPALLEAAKRRLESMEFGIAERMADSLNLFSHVFGFDPAMPAQHLNVSARHISESEISADVRSAVDKVTVLDRELYDWARARFAERFSAMVRSLVMNEARREGRAGRVWRLPLQPSSHEYIGVEVLECPRSLSPDALAMVDVAIRNDSEELLSSRPPHPIHVSYHWVDTDGEMIVYDGERSQLPKPLGAGERFGMTVRVRAPVQEGRFNLQVRLVQEGVSWIEGVQRPQNLEVLVSSN
- the rfbC gene encoding dTDP-4-dehydrorhamnose 3,5-epimerase — translated: MKVIETNLPGCVVIEPAVFGDERGYFFETWNAERFGQHGLPTSFVQSNVSTSAKGVLRGLHYQWPRPQGKLVSVLEGEVYDVAVDIRRGSPHFGRWTAVVLSAENKKQFWIPEGLAHGFAVLSERAVFSYLCTDVYVKQADAGVRWDDAAIGVDWPIGEPLLSAKDAVAPFLADIAENRLPVYVP